CGGGACACCCAGTACCCGACGGCCGCCGAGCACAGCGAGCCGTAGGTGATGCTCGAGACGGTGAGCTGGCCGACGAGCCGGTCCTGGTAGTCGATCGCGAACGGCAGCGCCGCGCCCGTGCGCGCCTGCCGGTTGAGCGCGCGCACGAACTCCCCGAACGTCGGCCGGGGACCCAGCACCGGGACGGGCGACGTCGCGTCCCACGGCTCGAGCCACGTCGCGTTCGCCGCGCGCAGCGCCATCCACGCCCCCTGGTCGCGCCTCCGCAGCGGGCGCAACCGCACGTCGCCGTCGGCCAGGACGACGGGCCAGCCTGCTGCCATCAGCCCTCCAGCACCAGGCAGTGCACGCGCTGGCCAGGGCGGACCGCGAGGTCCTGCTCGCCGACGACCGCGAGCGCGTTCGCCCGGGCGAGCGCCGCGACGGACACCACGGACGGGTCGCCGACGGGGCTCACCTGGTAGCCCTCGTCGGGCGAGCCGACGACGACCGCGGGCACGAACTGGCGCATCCCGGCGGGCGACGTCCAGCCCGTCGTGGCGGTCGCGGTGACCGACGGGCGGAACAGCTCGGGGTGCCCGGCCATCGCGCGCAGCGCCGGGCGCACGAACACCTCGAACGACACCTGGGCCGCGACGGGGTGACCCTGGAGCGCGAAGAGCGGCACGGCGCCGTCGCCCCCGAGCCCGCCGCCGACCGTCCCGAAGCCGTGCCGGTGCCCGGGCGTCATCGCGACGTTGTCGAAGCGGACCGTGCCGAGGGGCGCGAGCACGTCCTTGACGGTGTCGCGCGCGTACTCGCTGAGCCCGCCGGTCGTGAGCATGAGGTCGGCCCGCACGAGCTGGTCCTCGAGGGCCTCGCGCAGCGCGACGCGCTCGTCGCCGATGATCCCGACGCGACGCGCCGCAGCCCCCGTGTCGCGCACCGCGGCCTCGAGCCAGTGCCCGTTCGCCTCGTAGACCGACCCGTCGCGCTGCGGCGAGCCGGGCTCGACGAGCTCGTCCCCGATCGAGACGAGGACGACGCGCGGCGTGGGGTGCACGCGCAGCCGTCCCCGGCCGAGCGCCGCGGCGACCGCGAGCTGGCGGGCGCCGAGCCGGGTGCCGGCGGCGATGAGGACGTCGCCCGACCGCACGTCGGAGCCGACCTCGCGGATGTGCTGACCCGCGCGCGCGATGCGCTGGAACGACACGCGCGCCGTGCCGTGGTCCGTCTCCTCGACGGGGACGACCGCGTCCGCGCCGGTCGGCAGCGGCGCACCCGAGGCGACCCGGACGGCCTGGCCGGGCGCGAGGCGCAGCGGCGCGGTGGCACCCGCGAGGACGTCGTGCGCGACGGGCATGCTCTGCACCGCGCCCCCCGCGTCCAGCGCGAGCACGGTGTCCTGGGCGGCGACGGCGTACCCGTCGCGCTCCGCGAGCCGCAGCGCGGGGACGTCGACGGACGCCACGACGTCGGCGGCGAGGATGCACCCGACCGCGTCGGCGAGCACGACGTCGAGCGGGGCGACCGGGCCCACGGCGGCGAGCACCGCCGCCAGGTGGTCCTGGACGGATCTCATGCCCGCATTGTGCCGTGCCCCACGGTCGCCCGGGTCGCGGCGGTGCCGTGTCCACGCCGTGTCGGACGCGAGTTCAGGGGCACGTCACAGGATCTCCACCCTCGCGATCCCCCCAGGAAGTGCAAACGTTTGCCACACTGGTCCCCATGCGCAGCGCTGCTCAGCCTTATCCGCACGCCTCTGACGGCACGGAGATCGAGGACCTGAAGGACGCCCTGCGCCGTTCGATCCGCCAGGCGCGCACCACCCGCTCCCCCCGACGACGCACCGAGGCGGGCCTCGCTCTCGCCGACGTCGTCGAGACCATCCCGGAGATCGCCGAGGCCTCCTGCGTGTCGGTCTACGCGTCCCGCCCCGGCGAGCCGGACACGGGCCCGCTGCTCGATCGCCTCGCCGCGCGCGGCGTCCGTGTGCTGCTGCCGGTGCTCGGCACGGGCCTGCAGCGCGACTGGGCCGAGTACGCCGGGGCCGACGACCTGCGTCAGCGCGCCCCCGGTCGACCGCCCGAGCCCGGGACCCCGCCGCTCGGGGCCGAGGCGATCGCCGACGCCGAGGTCGTCGTCGCCCCGGCGCTCGCCGTGGACACGCACGGGACGCGGCTCGGCCAGGGCGGCGGCTGGTACGACCGCGCGCTGCTGCACGCACGCCCCGGGGTCCGCGTCGTCGCGCTCGTGTTCCCCGAGGAGCTCTACGACGCCGACGTCCGCCCGCTGCCCCGCGAGGCGCACGACCGCACGGTCGACGCCGTCGCGACCCCCGAGCGCTGGCAGTGCCTGCGCACCGAGGACGCGGGGCGGCACGCGCCCCTGCGCCCCGTCGACTGACGCCAGCTCAGGCCGGGGGCTCGAGCTCCAGCACGTCGGTCGCGGCGTCGTCGATCGCGTCCGCGGTGAACGGCCACGGGAACAGCCGGCCCTCGGCCCACGGGGTGAGCTGGTCGGCGTAGTGCACGGACCCGGGGTGCCCGGACGCGCCGGTCATCGTGATCCACGCGGACGAGTCCAGGTCGGCGAGGTCGACGACCATGCGCATCGCGGGCGCGGCCGTCACCCGGAAGGACCCGCTCCCGGCGTCCCACGCAGTCGCGTTGACGAGCGACGCCCCGCCACCGACCTCGCGCGGCGTCGGGTTGACGAGCCGGCGCACCGGCGCGGGCAGCGCGGGCGACCCGAGGACGTCGTGCTCGGGGGCCGCGGTGTGGACCTTGCCCCAGCGCCAGTCGGACGGGTCCTTGCCGAGGTCGGCCGTGAGCTCGCGGCGCGCGGCCACGAGCGCGCGGGTCAGGATCTCGTCGCGCCCCTCGACGACGCCCACGGTGCTGCGGTCGTCCCACCAGGACCCGTCGGGCGTCTCGAGCAGCCGGCGGACCACCTCGAGCCAGCGCGCGCCGCCCGTCGGCTCGTAGCCCTCGGGCAGGTCGTCCCAGAACGTGAGCTCGAGCAGGTTGGACCACACCGACGCGAAGTACGCCGCCGCCGCGGAGTCGGGGTCGGAGCGCAGGTCCCACTCGCGCAGCAGGTCCTGGCCGTCGTCGTCGAACGAGTCCGGGACGTCGACCGCGAGGAGCGCCGGGAGCAGCACGTGCGCGTACGGGTTGTCGACGTCGGCCTGCAGCGAGCGGGTCGTCGCGACGTCGATCTGCTCGCCCGAGCGGATCTGCTCCTCCAGGACCGAGCGGATGCGCTGCGCACGGAAGCCGTAGTCCCAGTCGGACGTGAGGTAGGGGCCGACGCCGGCGGGGGTGA
The Cellulomonas sp. NS3 DNA segment above includes these coding regions:
- the glp gene encoding gephyrin-like molybdotransferase Glp; the protein is MRSVQDHLAAVLAAVGPVAPLDVVLADAVGCILAADVVASVDVPALRLAERDGYAVAAQDTVLALDAGGAVQSMPVAHDVLAGATAPLRLAPGQAVRVASGAPLPTGADAVVPVEETDHGTARVSFQRIARAGQHIREVGSDVRSGDVLIAAGTRLGARQLAVAAALGRGRLRVHPTPRVVLVSIGDELVEPGSPQRDGSVYEANGHWLEAAVRDTGAAARRVGIIGDERVALREALEDQLVRADLMLTTGGLSEYARDTVKDVLAPLGTVRFDNVAMTPGHRHGFGTVGGGLGGDGAVPLFALQGHPVAAQVSFEVFVRPALRAMAGHPELFRPSVTATATTGWTSPAGMRQFVPAVVVGSPDEGYQVSPVGDPSVVSVAALARANALAVVGEQDLAVRPGQRVHCLVLEG
- a CDS encoding 5-formyltetrahydrofolate cyclo-ligase; protein product: MRSAAQPYPHASDGTEIEDLKDALRRSIRQARTTRSPRRRTEAGLALADVVETIPEIAEASCVSVYASRPGEPDTGPLLDRLAARGVRVLLPVLGTGLQRDWAEYAGADDLRQRAPGRPPEPGTPPLGAEAIADAEVVVAPALAVDTHGTRLGQGGGWYDRALLHARPGVRVVALVFPEELYDADVRPLPREAHDRTVDAVATPERWQCLRTEDAGRHAPLRPVD
- a CDS encoding GNAT family N-acetyltransferase, yielding MAAGWPVVLADGDVRLRPLRRRDQGAWMALRAANATWLEPWDATSPVPVLGPRPTFGEFVRALNRQARTGAALPFAIDYQDRLVGQLTVSSITYGSLCSAAVGYWVSRDVAGRGIMPTAVALATDHCFGPVGLHRVEVNIRPENAPSLRVVEKLGFRDEGLREKYLHIGSAWCDHRTFALTVEDVPEGLLARWRARR